One genomic region from Ochotona princeps isolate mOchPri1 chromosome 5, mOchPri1.hap1, whole genome shotgun sequence encodes:
- the TMEM169 gene encoding transmembrane protein 169, producing the protein MEEPVPIEGQSQLPSPHHGSLRRAVAAALALDGESTMGRRKKKKKEPRPESIIIYRSDNEKTDEEPVESEGGDQPKEEEGEDFLDYPMDDSMWDMPSDSRYVTLTGTITRGKKKGQVVDIHVTLTEKELQELTKPKESSRETASEARNVCQLGADRGPHVVLWTLVCLPVVFILSFVVSFYYGTITWYNIFLVYNEERTFWHKISCCPCLILFYPVLIIAMASSLGVYAAVVQLSWSWGAWWQAARDMEKGFCGWLCSKLGLEDCSPYSIVELLESDNVSGNLSNKDSTQEVETSTV; encoded by the exons ATGGAAGAGCCAGTTCCCATAGAAGGCCAGAGCCAGCTGCCAAGCCCACACCATGGCTCCCTGAGaagggctgtggctgctgccctggCTCTGGATGGGGAGTCAACAATGGGTCgcaggaaaaagaagaagaaagagcctCGCCCAGAATCGATCATCATCTACCGGTCAGATAATGAGAAGACGGACGAGGAGCCTGTGGAGTCAGAGGGAGGAGACCAACCtaaagaagaagagggagaagattTCCTAGACTACCCGATGGATGATA GTATGTGGGACATGCCTTCAGACAGCCGCTATGTAACATTAACAGGGACCATCACCCGAGGGAAGAAGAAAGGTCAGGTGGTGGACATTCATGTCACACTGACAGAGAAGGAACTGCAAGAACTGACCAAGCCTAAGGAGTCATCAAGGGAAACAGCATCTGAAGCAAGAAACGTCTGCCAACTGGGAGCAGACCGTGGGCCCCATGTGGTTCTTTGGACGCTGGTCTGCCTGCCTGTGGTTTTCATCCTCTCTTTCGTAGTCTCTTTCTACTACGGCACTATTACCTGGTACAACATCTTCCTGGTATACAATGAGGAGAGGACCTTCTGGCACAAGATCTCATGTTGTCCCTGCCTAATTCTTTTCTACCCAGTGCTTATCATTGCCATGGCTTCTTCCCTGGGTGTCtatgctgctgtggtccagctctCTTGGTCATGGGGAGCGTGGTGGCAAGCTGCCCGGGATATGGAGAAAGGATTCTGTGGCTGGCTCTGCAGCAAACTGGGGCTGGAGGACTGTTCTCCCTACAGCATTGTGGAGCTTTTGGAATCTGACAATGTCTCGGGCAACCTTTCCAACAAGGATTCCACCCAGGAAGTGGAAACCTCCACTGTCTAA